A stretch of the Actinotalea sp. JY-7876 genome encodes the following:
- the rpoZ gene encoding DNA-directed RNA polymerase subunit omega gives MAGTVAAPEGITDPPIDELLAAADSKYALVIYSAKRARQINAYYSQLNEGLLEYVGPLVEARHQEKALSIAMREINAGLLTVTPTEG, from the coding sequence ATGGCCGGAACCGTCGCCGCACCCGAGGGCATCACCGACCCGCCGATCGACGAGCTGCTCGCGGCCGCCGACTCGAAGTACGCCCTCGTCATCTACTCCGCGAAGCGCGCGCGCCAGATCAACGCGTACTACTCGCAGCTCAACGAGGGCCTGCTGGAGTACGTGGGCCCGCTCGTCGAGGCGCGCCACCAGGAGAAGGCGCTCTCGATCGCGATGCGCGAGATCAACGCCGGCCTCCTGACCGTCACGCCCACCGAGGGCTGA
- the gmk gene encoding guanylate kinase, which yields MTDTSPARLTVLAGPTAVGKGTVSADIRARYPEVWLSVSATTRAPRPGEIDGVHYHFVGPEAFAEMVAKGELLEWAVVHGRNSYGTPRGPVLEQLAAGRPALLEIDLAGARQVRLAMPEARFVFLAPPSWEELVRRLVGRGTEDAEERERRLTTAKVELAAESEFDHVIVNDDVRRATDELVEVMGLTPR from the coding sequence TTGACCGACACGTCACCCGCACGCCTGACCGTCCTCGCCGGCCCCACCGCCGTCGGCAAGGGCACCGTCTCCGCCGACATCCGTGCCCGCTACCCCGAGGTGTGGCTCTCGGTGTCCGCGACGACGCGCGCCCCGCGACCCGGGGAGATCGACGGCGTCCACTACCACTTCGTCGGTCCCGAGGCCTTCGCCGAGATGGTCGCCAAGGGCGAGCTGCTCGAGTGGGCCGTCGTCCACGGGCGCAACAGCTACGGCACGCCGCGCGGTCCGGTCCTCGAGCAGCTCGCCGCGGGTCGGCCCGCGCTCCTCGAGATCGACCTCGCCGGTGCCCGCCAGGTGCGGCTCGCGATGCCGGAGGCGCGCTTCGTCTTCCTCGCGCCGCCCTCGTGGGAGGAGCTCGTGCGCCGCCTGGTCGGCCGCGGCACCGAGGACGCGGAGGAGCGCGAGCGCCGCCTCACGACGGCCAAGGTGGAGCTCGCCGCGGAGAGCGAGTTCGACCACGTCATCGTGAACGACGACGTCCGGCGCGCGACGGACGAGCTGGTCGAGGTCATGGGACTGACGCCGAGGTAG
- the mihF gene encoding integration host factor, actinobacterial type — MALPPLTPEQRAAALEKAAAARQARAEVKNRLKYSQGSLAEVIEQGRTDDVIGKLKVSALLESLPGVGKVKARAIMADIGISETRRLRGLGPHQAQALIERFG, encoded by the coding sequence GTGGCCCTACCCCCGCTGACTCCTGAGCAGCGCGCTGCAGCGCTCGAGAAGGCCGCCGCCGCGCGCCAGGCGCGTGCCGAGGTGAAGAACCGCCTCAAGTACTCCCAGGGCTCCCTCGCCGAGGTGATCGAGCAGGGCCGCACCGACGACGTGATCGGCAAGCTCAAGGTCTCCGCCCTCCTGGAGTCCCTGCCGGGCGTCGGCAAGGTCAAGGCCCGCGCGATCATGGCCGACATCGGGATCTCCGAGACGCGCCGCCTGCGCGGCCTGGGCCCGCACCAGGCGCAGGCGCTCATCGAGCGGTTCGGCTGA
- the pyrF gene encoding orotidine-5'-phosphate decarboxylase, which translates to MTAAVPGAEGGTTSGRPRFGARLAAAMAEHGPVCVGIDPHAGLLAEWGLTDDAEGLRRFALTVTEALLGRVAALKPQAAFFERHGSRGVAVLEEVVAMAAGSGTQLVVDAKRGDIGSTMAGYADAFLRDGSPLAGDALTVSPYLGFGSLAPAVTRAAADGRGLFVLALTSNPEGAEVQHAAAADPDGSAASVAGVVAAHAGALNAAELATAGTGAGLGSVGLVVGATVAPAAERLGIDLAGVRGPLLAPGFGAQGAGAAELAAFGAARAQVLVSTSRAVLRAGPDAAGLRAATARTVDEVAAALR; encoded by the coding sequence GTGACGGCCGCGGTGCCGGGGGCGGAGGGCGGCACGACGTCGGGCCGGCCGCGCTTCGGCGCGCGGCTCGCCGCCGCCATGGCCGAGCACGGGCCCGTCTGCGTCGGGATCGACCCCCACGCCGGGCTGCTGGCCGAGTGGGGGCTGACGGACGACGCCGAGGGCCTGCGCCGGTTCGCCCTCACGGTGACGGAGGCGCTCCTGGGCCGGGTCGCCGCGCTCAAGCCCCAGGCGGCCTTCTTCGAGCGGCACGGCTCGCGGGGCGTGGCCGTGCTCGAGGAGGTCGTCGCGATGGCCGCGGGCTCCGGCACGCAGCTGGTGGTCGACGCCAAGCGCGGCGACATCGGCTCGACCATGGCCGGCTACGCCGACGCCTTCCTGCGTGACGGGTCGCCGCTCGCCGGGGACGCGCTCACCGTGAGCCCCTACCTCGGATTCGGGTCGCTCGCACCCGCCGTCACGCGCGCCGCCGCCGACGGCCGGGGCCTGTTCGTGCTCGCGCTCACCTCCAACCCGGAGGGCGCCGAGGTCCAGCACGCCGCCGCGGCCGATCCGGACGGGAGCGCCGCGTCCGTCGCCGGCGTCGTCGCGGCGCACGCGGGCGCCCTCAACGCCGCGGAGCTCGCCACGGCGGGCACGGGCGCGGGCCTCGGCTCCGTCGGACTGGTCGTGGGAGCCACGGTCGCGCCGGCGGCTGAGCGGCTCGGCATCGACCTCGCGGGCGTCCGCGGCCCCCTCCTCGCGCCGGGGTTCGGTGCCCAGGGGGCCGGTGCCGCGGAGCTGGCGGCGTTCGGCGCCGCCAGGGCCCAGGTCCTGGTCTCGACGTCGCGCGCCGTCCTGCGGGCCGGCCCCGACGCGGCCGGGCTGCGCGCCGCGACCGCGCGGACCGTCGACGAGGTGGCCGCCGCGCTGCGCTGA
- the carB gene encoding carbamoyl-phosphate synthase large subunit has product MPRRSDISSVLVIGSGPIVIGQAAEFDYSGTQACRVLRAEGLRVILVNSNPATIMTDPEFADATYIEPITPDVVASIIEKERPDAILPTLGGQTALNTAIALDEAGVLERFGVEMIGVNTASIHLAEDRQAFKEVVERCGAESARSFIAHTLDEALAAAADLGYPLVVRPSFTMGGLGSGIAYDETQLRQIAGAGLHYSPTTEVLLEESILGWKEFELELMRDHADNVVVVCSIENVDPVGVHTGDSVTVAPALTLTDREYQRLRDIGIAIIREVGVDTGGCNVQFAVDPQTGRVVVIEMNPRVSRSSALASKATGFPIAKIAARLAVGYTLDEIPNDITGSTPASFEPSLDYVVVKVPRFAFEKFPAADATLTTTMKSVGEAMAMGRNFAEALGKAMRSIDKSGSTFHWDGPTPTGTELEALLATIAVPTEERLVQVQQALRSVGRDGGATVEQVYAATGIDPWFLDQLVLVNEIADEVATAPELGVELLRRAKRHGLSDVQIAALRGLGEETVRQLRHALGLRPVFKTVDTCAAEFAARTPYHYSSYDEETEVRPRERPAILILGSGPNRIGQGIEFDYSCVHAALALRGEYETVMVNCNPETVSTDYDTSDRLYFEPLTFEDVLEVYQAELAVGPVAGLIVQLGGQTPLALAQRLQDAGLPILGTPPAAIDAAEDRGVFGRVLADAGLPAPAFGTARTLAEATQIAQRIGYPVLVRPSYVLGGRGMEIVYSDGQLAEYVDRAIEAARSVSGPTAQIPPLLIDRFLDDAIELDVDALYDGTELYLGGVMEHIEEAGIHSGDSACVLPPVTVSRSELDRIRVSTEAIARGVGVRGLINVQFALVSDVLYVLEANPRASRTVPFVAKATGVPLAKAAALLMAGRTIAELRADGVLPATGDGGTLGLDAPIAVKEAVLPFKRFRTAAGAVVDTVLGPEMRSTGEVMGFDVDFPTAFAKSQAAAFGGLPTSGRVFISVADRDKRSITFPVKRLSELGFEILATEGTAAVLQRNGIASTVVRKHSAGRGPQGEPTIVDLIVAGEVAMVVNTPSGQGARADGYEIRTATVAADKAIVTTVQQLAAAVQGIESLRAGPFAVRSLQDHRLELRDAVLAVQR; this is encoded by the coding sequence ATGCCCCGTCGCTCTGACATCTCCAGCGTCCTGGTCATCGGCTCCGGGCCGATCGTCATCGGGCAGGCCGCGGAGTTCGACTACTCGGGCACCCAGGCCTGCCGTGTGCTGCGGGCCGAGGGCCTGCGCGTCATCCTCGTGAACTCGAACCCGGCCACGATCATGACGGACCCGGAGTTCGCGGACGCGACCTACATCGAGCCGATCACCCCCGACGTCGTCGCGTCGATCATCGAGAAGGAGCGGCCCGACGCGATCCTGCCGACCCTGGGCGGCCAGACCGCCCTCAACACGGCCATCGCGCTCGACGAGGCCGGGGTGCTCGAGCGGTTCGGCGTGGAGATGATCGGCGTCAACACCGCGTCGATCCACCTCGCCGAGGACCGTCAGGCCTTCAAGGAGGTCGTCGAGCGGTGCGGCGCCGAGAGCGCCCGGTCCTTCATCGCGCACACCCTCGACGAGGCGCTGGCGGCGGCCGCCGACCTCGGCTACCCGCTCGTCGTGCGGCCCTCGTTCACCATGGGCGGGCTCGGCTCGGGCATCGCGTACGACGAGACGCAGCTGCGCCAGATCGCCGGCGCGGGGCTCCACTACTCGCCGACGACGGAGGTGCTGCTCGAGGAGTCGATCCTCGGGTGGAAGGAGTTCGAGCTCGAGCTCATGCGCGACCACGCGGACAACGTGGTCGTCGTCTGCTCGATCGAGAACGTCGACCCGGTCGGCGTGCACACGGGCGACTCCGTCACGGTCGCCCCCGCGCTGACGCTCACGGACCGCGAGTACCAGCGGCTGCGCGACATCGGCATCGCCATCATCCGCGAGGTCGGCGTCGACACCGGCGGCTGCAACGTCCAGTTCGCGGTCGACCCGCAGACCGGCCGCGTCGTGGTCATCGAGATGAACCCGCGCGTCTCGCGGTCCTCCGCCCTCGCGTCCAAGGCGACCGGCTTCCCGATCGCGAAGATCGCCGCGCGGCTCGCCGTCGGCTACACCCTCGACGAGATCCCCAACGACATCACCGGCTCGACGCCGGCGTCGTTCGAGCCGTCGCTCGACTACGTGGTCGTCAAGGTGCCGCGCTTCGCGTTCGAGAAGTTCCCGGCGGCGGACGCGACCCTCACCACGACCATGAAGTCGGTCGGCGAGGCGATGGCGATGGGCCGCAACTTCGCCGAGGCGCTCGGCAAGGCGATGCGCTCGATCGACAAGTCCGGCTCGACGTTCCACTGGGACGGGCCGACCCCGACCGGCACCGAGCTCGAGGCCCTGCTCGCGACGATCGCGGTGCCCACCGAGGAGCGCCTGGTGCAGGTCCAGCAGGCGCTGCGCTCGGTCGGGCGCGACGGCGGCGCCACGGTGGAGCAGGTCTACGCGGCCACGGGCATCGACCCGTGGTTCCTCGACCAGCTCGTGCTCGTCAACGAGATCGCGGACGAGGTGGCCACGGCGCCCGAGCTGGGCGTGGAGCTGCTCCGCCGAGCGAAGCGCCACGGCCTGTCGGACGTCCAGATCGCCGCGCTGCGCGGCCTGGGGGAGGAGACCGTGCGCCAGCTGCGCCACGCGCTCGGCCTGCGCCCGGTGTTCAAGACCGTCGACACCTGCGCCGCCGAGTTCGCGGCGCGCACGCCCTACCACTACTCCTCCTACGACGAGGAGACGGAGGTGCGGCCGCGCGAGCGGCCCGCGATCCTCATCCTCGGCTCCGGCCCCAACCGGATCGGCCAGGGGATCGAGTTCGACTACTCGTGCGTGCACGCCGCGCTCGCGCTGCGGGGCGAGTACGAGACCGTCATGGTCAACTGCAACCCCGAGACGGTCTCGACCGACTACGACACCTCCGACCGGCTCTACTTCGAGCCGCTGACGTTCGAGGACGTGCTCGAGGTCTACCAGGCCGAGCTCGCCGTCGGGCCCGTGGCGGGGCTCATCGTGCAGCTCGGCGGGCAGACGCCGCTCGCGCTCGCGCAGCGGCTCCAGGACGCCGGCCTGCCGATCCTCGGTACCCCGCCCGCCGCGATCGACGCCGCCGAGGACCGCGGCGTCTTCGGCCGGGTCCTCGCGGACGCCGGCCTGCCGGCCCCCGCGTTCGGCACCGCCCGGACGCTCGCCGAGGCGACGCAGATCGCGCAGCGCATCGGCTACCCGGTGCTCGTGCGGCCCTCGTACGTGCTGGGCGGGCGCGGCATGGAGATCGTCTACTCCGACGGCCAGCTCGCCGAGTACGTCGACCGCGCGATCGAGGCCGCCCGGTCCGTGAGCGGACCCACGGCGCAGATCCCACCGCTGCTCATCGACCGCTTCCTCGACGACGCGATCGAGCTCGACGTCGACGCGCTCTACGACGGCACCGAGCTCTACCTCGGCGGCGTCATGGAGCACATCGAGGAGGCCGGCATCCACTCGGGCGACTCCGCGTGCGTGCTGCCCCCCGTGACCGTCTCGCGCTCCGAGCTCGACCGCATCCGCGTCTCCACCGAGGCGATCGCGCGCGGCGTCGGTGTCCGGGGCCTGATCAACGTGCAGTTCGCCCTCGTCTCCGACGTGCTCTACGTCCTGGAGGCCAACCCGCGCGCCTCGCGCACGGTGCCCTTCGTCGCCAAGGCGACCGGCGTCCCGCTGGCCAAGGCCGCGGCGCTGCTCATGGCGGGCCGGACCATCGCGGAGCTGCGGGCCGACGGCGTGCTGCCGGCCACGGGCGACGGCGGGACGCTCGGCCTCGACGCGCCGATCGCGGTCAAGGAGGCCGTCCTGCCCTTCAAGCGGTTCCGCACCGCGGCCGGCGCGGTCGTGGACACCGTCCTGGGCCCGGAGATGCGGTCGACGGGCGAGGTCATGGGGTTCGACGTCGACTTCCCGACGGCGTTCGCCAAGTCGCAGGCCGCGGCCTTCGGCGGGCTGCCGACGTCGGGCCGCGTGTTCATCTCGGTCGCGGACCGGGACAAGCGCTCGATCACGTTCCCGGTCAAGCGGCTCAGCGAGCTGGGCTTCGAGATCCTCGCCACCGAGGGCACGGCGGCGGTGCTGCAGCGCAACGGCATCGCGTCCACCGTGGTCCGCAAGCACTCGGCGGGACGCGGGCCCCAGGGGGAGCCGACGATCGTCGACCTCATCGTGGCCGGAGAGGTCGCCATGGTCGTGAACACGCCGTCGGGTCAGGGCGCCCGCGCGGACGGGTACGAGATCCGCACGGCGACCGTCGCGGCCGACAAGGCGATCGTCACGACCGTCCAGCAGCTCGCGGCCGCCGTGCAGGGCATCGAGTCGCTGCGCGCCGGCCCCTTCGCCGTCCGCAGCCTGCAGGACCACCGGCTCGAGCTGCGCGACGCGGTCCTCGCGGTCCAGCGGTGA
- the carA gene encoding glutamine-hydrolyzing carbamoyl-phosphate synthase small subunit: protein MTDQTAVLVLEDGRTFTGRAYGASGRTLGEIVFNTGMTGYQETLTDPSYHRQIVVMTAPHVGNTGMNDEDPESTRIWVAGYVVRDPAIRPSSWRSRRTLDDALRAEGVVGISDIDTRALTRHLRERGVMRAGIFSGEALVDASGRRRAEQDLLDEVASAPAMHGADLASEVSVTEPYTVEPVRGPASGAEPVATVVAIDLGIKSMTPQRLAERGIRTHVLPATATTQDVLALEPDGVFFSNGPGDPAAATHEIELLRDVLDRRIPFFGICYGNQLLGRALGYGTYKLTYGHRGVNQPVMDRRTRKVEITAHNHGFAVDAPLDGESTAPHDGGRYGRVTVSHVALNDDVVEGLECLDLPAFSVQYHPEAAAGPHDAGYLFDRFVELMTTGSVTDRATADHAAPTHEEHAPDAPSL from the coding sequence ATGACCGACCAGACCGCCGTCCTGGTCCTCGAGGACGGCCGGACCTTCACCGGCCGGGCCTACGGCGCCTCGGGCCGCACCCTGGGCGAGATCGTCTTCAACACCGGGATGACCGGGTACCAGGAGACGCTCACCGACCCGTCGTACCACCGGCAGATCGTCGTGATGACCGCGCCGCACGTCGGCAACACCGGCATGAACGACGAGGACCCGGAGTCCACGCGCATCTGGGTCGCCGGGTACGTCGTGCGCGACCCCGCGATCCGGCCGTCGAGCTGGCGCTCGCGACGCACGCTGGACGACGCGCTGCGCGCCGAGGGGGTCGTCGGCATCAGCGACATCGACACCCGCGCCCTCACCCGCCACCTGCGCGAGCGCGGCGTCATGCGCGCGGGCATCTTCTCCGGTGAGGCCCTCGTGGACGCGTCGGGCCGCCGCCGGGCGGAGCAGGACCTGCTCGACGAGGTCGCCTCCGCACCCGCGATGCACGGCGCGGACCTGGCGAGCGAGGTCTCGGTGACCGAGCCCTACACCGTCGAGCCGGTGCGAGGACCCGCGAGCGGCGCCGAGCCGGTCGCGACGGTCGTGGCGATCGACCTCGGCATCAAGTCGATGACGCCGCAGCGGCTCGCCGAGCGCGGCATCCGCACCCACGTCCTGCCGGCCACGGCCACGACGCAGGACGTCCTCGCGCTGGAGCCCGACGGCGTCTTCTTCTCCAACGGCCCGGGCGACCCGGCCGCGGCGACGCACGAGATCGAGCTGCTGCGCGACGTGCTCGACCGGCGGATCCCGTTCTTCGGCATCTGCTACGGCAACCAGCTCCTGGGCCGCGCGCTGGGCTACGGCACGTACAAGCTCACCTACGGCCACCGCGGGGTGAACCAGCCGGTCATGGACCGGCGCACGCGCAAGGTCGAGATCACCGCGCACAACCACGGCTTCGCGGTGGACGCGCCGCTCGACGGGGAGTCCACCGCCCCCCACGACGGCGGCCGCTACGGCCGCGTGACGGTCTCGCACGTCGCGCTCAACGACGACGTCGTCGAGGGGCTCGAGTGCCTCGACCTGCCCGCGTTCTCGGTGCAGTACCACCCCGAGGCCGCCGCGGGCCCGCACGACGCCGGCTACCTGTTCGACCGGTTCGTCGAGCTCATGACCACCGGCTCGGTCACCGACCGCGCCACGGCCGACCACGCCGCCCCGACCCACGAGGAGCACGCCCCCGATGCCCCGTCGCTCTGA
- a CDS encoding dihydroorotase → MSAPHLLRGVAPLGGPVTDLLLADGRIVATGADAAREAGSAVVVDGEGLVALPGLVDLHTHLREPGREDAETVASGTRAAALGGFTAVHAMANTSPVADTAGVVEQVWRLGRDAGWADVLPVGAVSVGLAGEQLAELGAMAHSAARVRVFSDDGKCVHDPVLMRRALEYVKAFDGVIAQHAQEPRLTAGAQMHEGRVSAEVGLAGWPAVAEEAIIARDVLLAEHVGSRLHVCHLSTAGSVEILRWAKSRGIHVTAEVTPHHLLLTDELARTYDPLYKVNPPLRTDEDVLAVRTGLADGTIDVVATDHAPHTREDKDCEWAAAAFGMTGLETALSVVQTTMVETGLLDWADVARVLSVAPARIGRIDTGARAQGRPLAVGEPANVTLVDPAARWTVDPADLASQSRNTPYEGRELAGRVVATFLRGRPTVLDGQPVEGAVAGAQGGVA, encoded by the coding sequence ATGAGCGCCCCCCACCTGCTGCGCGGGGTCGCGCCGCTCGGCGGACCCGTGACCGACCTCCTGCTCGCGGACGGCCGGATCGTGGCCACGGGCGCCGACGCGGCGCGCGAGGCGGGGTCCGCCGTCGTCGTCGACGGTGAGGGGCTCGTCGCCCTCCCGGGCCTCGTCGACCTGCACACCCACCTGCGCGAGCCCGGCCGCGAGGACGCCGAGACGGTCGCGTCCGGCACCCGCGCCGCGGCCCTCGGCGGGTTCACGGCCGTGCACGCGATGGCGAACACCTCACCCGTGGCCGACACCGCCGGCGTCGTCGAGCAGGTCTGGCGCCTGGGACGCGACGCAGGCTGGGCGGACGTGCTGCCGGTCGGCGCCGTCAGCGTCGGCCTCGCGGGCGAGCAGCTCGCCGAGCTCGGCGCGATGGCGCACTCGGCGGCGCGCGTGCGGGTGTTCTCCGACGACGGCAAGTGCGTCCACGACCCCGTCCTCATGCGCCGTGCCCTGGAGTACGTCAAGGCGTTCGACGGCGTCATCGCGCAGCACGCGCAGGAGCCCCGGCTCACGGCCGGCGCCCAGATGCACGAGGGCCGCGTCTCGGCCGAGGTCGGCCTCGCGGGCTGGCCCGCGGTCGCGGAGGAGGCGATCATCGCGCGGGACGTGCTGCTCGCCGAGCACGTCGGCTCGCGCCTGCACGTGTGCCACCTGTCGACGGCCGGGTCGGTCGAGATCCTGCGGTGGGCCAAGTCCCGGGGCATCCACGTGACGGCCGAGGTCACGCCGCACCACCTGCTGCTGACCGACGAGCTCGCCCGCACCTACGACCCGCTGTACAAGGTCAACCCGCCGCTGCGGACGGACGAGGACGTCCTGGCGGTGCGCACCGGCCTCGCCGACGGCACGATCGACGTCGTCGCGACGGACCACGCGCCGCACACGCGCGAGGACAAGGACTGCGAGTGGGCCGCGGCCGCGTTCGGCATGACGGGCCTGGAGACGGCGCTGTCGGTCGTGCAGACGACGATGGTCGAGACCGGCCTGCTCGACTGGGCCGACGTCGCCCGCGTCCTGTCGGTCGCCCCGGCCCGCATCGGGCGGATCGACACCGGCGCGCGCGCCCAGGGCCGCCCCCTCGCGGTCGGCGAGCCCGCCAACGTCACGCTGGTCGACCCCGCCGCGCGGTGGACGGTCGACCCGGCCGACCTCGCGAGCCAGAGCCGCAACACACCGTACGAGGGGCGGGAGCTCGCGGGACGCGTGGTCGCCACCTTCCTGCGGGGTCGCCCGACCGTGCTGGACGGCCAGCCGGTCGAGGGCGCCGTGGCGGGCGCGCAGGGCGGCGTCGCGTGA
- a CDS encoding aspartate carbamoyltransferase catalytic subunit: protein MKHLLSAADLDRAGAVHLLDTASQMAATQGREIKKLPTLRGRTVVNLFFEDSTRTRISFEAAAKRLSADVINFSAKGSSVSKGESLKDTALTLQAMGADAVVIRHQASGAPHRLAHSGWVDGAVINAGDGTHQHPTQALLDAFTLRRHLVGDAQNPDGVGRDLAGLHVAIVGDVLHSRVARSNVNLLHTLGARVTLVAPPTLVPVGADAWTSTTSYHLDEVIADQQPDAIMMLRVQRERMGGDGTGAGATGFFPSPLEYTRAYGLDARRLAMLPEHAIVLHPGPMNRGLEISADAADSPRAVIVEQVANGVAVRMAVLYLLLAKEKETA, encoded by the coding sequence GTGAAGCACCTCCTCAGCGCCGCGGACCTCGACCGCGCCGGTGCCGTCCACCTGCTCGACACGGCCTCGCAGATGGCGGCCACCCAGGGGCGCGAGATCAAGAAGCTGCCCACGCTGCGTGGCCGCACGGTCGTCAACCTCTTCTTCGAGGACTCCACGCGCACCCGCATCTCCTTCGAGGCCGCGGCGAAGCGGCTCTCGGCCGACGTCATCAACTTCTCGGCCAAGGGCTCGAGCGTCTCCAAGGGCGAGTCCCTCAAGGACACGGCGCTCACCCTGCAGGCCATGGGTGCCGACGCCGTCGTCATCCGCCACCAGGCGTCGGGGGCGCCGCACCGCCTGGCCCACTCCGGCTGGGTGGACGGCGCCGTCATCAACGCCGGCGACGGCACGCACCAGCACCCCACGCAGGCGCTCCTGGACGCCTTCACGCTGCGCCGCCACCTCGTCGGCGACGCGCAGAACCCCGACGGCGTGGGCCGCGACCTCGCCGGCCTCCACGTGGCGATCGTGGGGGACGTGCTGCACTCGCGGGTCGCGCGGTCGAACGTCAACCTCCTGCACACCCTCGGCGCGCGCGTCACGCTCGTCGCGCCGCCCACCCTGGTGCCCGTCGGTGCCGACGCGTGGACCAGCACGACGTCGTACCACCTGGACGAGGTCATCGCGGACCAGCAGCCGGACGCGATCATGATGCTCCGCGTCCAGCGCGAGAGGATGGGCGGGGACGGCACGGGTGCCGGCGCGACCGGGTTCTTCCCGAGCCCGCTCGAGTACACGCGGGCCTACGGGCTGGACGCGCGGCGCCTCGCGATGCTCCCCGAGCACGCGATCGTGCTGCACCCCGGCCCGATGAACCGGGGCCTGGAGATCTCGGCCGACGCGGCGGACTCGCCGCGCGCGGTCATCGTCGAGCAGGTCGCCAACGGCGTCGCCGTGCGGATGGCCGTGCTGTACCTGCTGCTCGCCAAGGAGAAGGAGACCGCATGA
- the pyrR gene encoding bifunctional pyr operon transcriptional regulator/uracil phosphoribosyltransferase PyrR, producing the protein MSSGPAVPDALRPSADAAAPTPGAEVLSPPEIARALTRIAHEILERNKGGSGLVLLGIPTRGLPLAHRLAAKIAEVEPGVDASAIVGALDVTMYRDDLHRHPTRTIGATELPAGGVDDRTVVLVDDVLFSGRTIRAALDALSDLGRPRVVQLAVLVDRGHRELPIRADYVGKNLPTSLTEQVRVRLVETDGEDGVRIGSRAAAGEGSR; encoded by the coding sequence ATGTCCTCTGGCCCTGCCGTGCCCGATGCCCTCCGTCCCTCCGCGGACGCCGCCGCCCCGACGCCGGGCGCCGAGGTGCTCTCGCCACCCGAGATCGCCCGGGCGCTGACCCGCATCGCGCACGAGATCCTCGAACGCAACAAGGGCGGCTCCGGGCTCGTCCTGCTGGGCATCCCGACGCGCGGCCTGCCGCTCGCGCACCGCCTCGCCGCGAAGATCGCGGAGGTCGAGCCGGGCGTCGACGCGAGCGCGATCGTGGGGGCCCTCGACGTGACGATGTACCGCGACGACCTGCACCGGCACCCCACGCGCACCATCGGCGCGACCGAGCTGCCCGCCGGCGGCGTCGACGACCGGACGGTCGTCCTGGTGGACGACGTCCTGTTCTCCGGCCGGACGATCCGCGCCGCCCTCGACGCCCTGAGCGACCTCGGCCGCCCGCGCGTCGTGCAGCTGGCCGTCCTGGTGGACCGGGGGCACCGCGAGCTGCCGATCCGCGCCGACTACGTCGGCAAGAACCTGCCGACGTCGCTCACCGAGCAGGTGCGCGTGCGGCTCGTCGAGACCGACGGCGAGGACGGCGTGCGGATCGGCTCCCGCGCCGCCGCGGGGGAGGGGTCCCGGTGA
- a CDS encoding alpha/beta family hydrolase has translation MTTSTPAGLLLTPGSGASRDHRTLLAVEAALAPFPVRRVDFPGRAAGRRGPERAPVAVAHVRAEADRFAADLGVDPGAIVLGGRSFGGRMCSMALAEGQPAAGLVLLSYPLHPPGAPERLRIAHLPHVGVPVLAVSGLKDPFGTPEELVRHLAAIPGPVTTIFVPGGHSPTDDAAVATAVAEWLQGLGAAVSPGAADPRAGGG, from the coding sequence GTGACGACGTCGACGCCGGCCGGACTCCTGCTCACCCCGGGCTCGGGAGCGAGCCGCGACCACCGGACCCTGCTCGCCGTCGAGGCGGCGCTGGCTCCGTTCCCCGTGCGCCGGGTCGACTTCCCGGGGCGCGCCGCCGGGCGGCGGGGGCCGGAGCGGGCGCCCGTCGCCGTCGCGCACGTGCGGGCCGAGGCCGACCGCTTCGCCGCCGATCTGGGCGTGGACCCGGGCGCGATCGTGCTGGGCGGACGCTCGTTCGGCGGCCGGATGTGCTCGATGGCGCTCGCGGAGGGGCAGCCGGCCGCCGGCCTGGTGCTCCTGTCCTACCCCCTGCACCCGCCCGGCGCGCCGGAGCGGCTGCGGATCGCGCACCTGCCGCACGTCGGCGTGCCGGTGCTGGCGGTCTCGGGTCTGAAGGACCCGTTCGGCACGCCCGAGGAGCTGGTGCGCCACCTTGCCGCGATCCCCGGGCCGGTGACGACGATCTTCGTCCCCGGGGGGCACTCACCCACCGATGACGCCGCCGTCGCGACGGCGGTCGCCGAGTGGCTGCAGGGCCTCGGGGCGGCGGTCTCGCCCGGAGCGGCGGATCCGCGCGCCGGCGGCGGGTGA